A genomic segment from Pseudomonas mendocina encodes:
- a CDS encoding sigma-54-dependent transcriptional regulator: MDHLSRVDGPLFVSGERGSGKHLLAHLLHQRSSRRARPMRLMNCAECFDDAIVAASSTTTVLLEHTAELADAAQQRLLDYLRAHPRASLVTLDRGELMLAVQQARFSRDLFHLLTAQQLHTPNLREHPGDLLLLAEHFAKQHGATVGRPYRRFSEEAINAMTAHAWPGNVHELRNRVVRALVLAQGRQILAADLGLQPVQIDIDAPVTLEDYILRAERQALNDVLGRYTHNMSQAARTLGVSRPTFYRLLHKHRLR; this comes from the coding sequence ATGGATCACCTTAGTCGTGTCGATGGCCCGCTGTTTGTCAGCGGCGAGCGAGGCAGCGGCAAGCATCTGCTTGCGCACTTGCTTCATCAGCGCTCATCCCGCCGAGCAAGGCCCATGCGCCTGATGAATTGTGCAGAGTGCTTCGATGACGCCATCGTGGCCGCGTCGAGTACAACCACCGTGCTGCTTGAACATACCGCGGAGTTGGCGGATGCCGCGCAGCAGCGATTGCTCGATTACCTGCGGGCTCACCCTCGGGCCTCGCTAGTGACCCTGGATCGAGGGGAACTGATGCTGGCAGTGCAGCAGGCGCGTTTCAGCCGAGATCTGTTTCATCTGCTCACGGCGCAGCAATTGCACACACCGAATCTGCGCGAACATCCTGGCGATCTGTTGCTGCTGGCCGAGCATTTCGCCAAGCAGCATGGTGCGACGGTAGGACGCCCATACCGTCGCTTCAGCGAGGAAGCGATCAACGCCATGACCGCTCATGCCTGGCCGGGCAACGTGCACGAGCTGCGCAACCGTGTGGTACGAGCCCTGGTGCTGGCGCAGGGACGGCAGATCCTGGCTGCGGACCTGGGCTTACAGCCAGTGCAGATCGATATCGACGCGCCGGTGACTCTGGAGGATTACATCCTGCGGGCCGAGCGCCAGGCGCTGAACGATGTGCTGGGTCGTTACACCCACAACATGAGTCAGGCGGCGCGAACGCTAGGGGTTTCTAGGCCGACCTTCTATCGCCTGCTGCACAAGCATCGCCTGCGCTGA
- a CDS encoding di-heme-cytochrome C peroxidase has translation MRLLRRTLKLVILLALIGLAVVLYYVANPNLPTYQQPEQLHYLQQWSDEQRQTYYYTPQGTTVKGLRYDWFNALEMPFGTEKFARLDYLARFGFLTDPKQQPSALNPGNLPVGFTRHQDSESGEHFLDISCAACHTGELRYKGQAVRIDGGAALHSLASTVPTLRGGGFGQALGMSMAFTYYNPLKFRRFAQQVLGEQYPQRRDQLREEFKQVLDRLLATAFNDWHRGLYPTEEGFGRTDAFGRIANTVFGDDLDDSNYRIADAPVSYPHLWDIWKFDWVQWNGSAMQPMARNVGEALGVGASLHLLDEHGKGVAEADRYASSVRLHDLYTLEETLKRLQPPKWPQAIFGAVDLPLASRGKALYTENCAYCHAPDPKPRDERLAPSRDPEWKMRVVPVSIVGTDPTTANNIADHRFDISRLGWTKAELSKLDVRLYGASLDDVDFKSISSAKALAYITAYVENRAYQDAGIGPRQRQEMDGYGLPIGVQEKRGYKARPLDGIWATPPFLHNGSVPNLFELLSPVYERQAQFWVGNFEYDPVRVGYRSEEFKGGFLLDTRVTGNGNGGHEFRDGCRQEGVIGRALSPDERLALIEYLKVLGNTELEAQLSDMPVRPWTPGPRCEG, from the coding sequence ATGCGTCTGCTCCGCCGTACCCTCAAGCTCGTTATTCTGCTGGCGCTGATCGGCCTGGCGGTGGTGTTGTACTACGTGGCCAACCCCAACCTGCCGACCTACCAGCAGCCCGAGCAATTGCATTATCTGCAGCAATGGAGCGACGAGCAGCGCCAGACCTATTACTACACGCCGCAAGGCACCACAGTTAAAGGCCTGCGCTACGACTGGTTCAATGCGCTGGAAATGCCATTCGGCACGGAAAAGTTCGCCCGCCTCGATTACCTGGCCCGTTTCGGCTTTCTCACCGATCCCAAGCAGCAGCCTAGTGCGCTCAACCCCGGCAATCTGCCCGTGGGCTTTACCCGCCATCAGGACAGCGAGAGCGGTGAGCACTTTCTGGACATCAGCTGCGCCGCCTGCCACACCGGTGAACTGCGCTACAAGGGCCAGGCTGTGCGCATCGACGGCGGCGCCGCCCTGCATTCGCTGGCCTCCACCGTCCCCACCCTGCGCGGCGGTGGCTTCGGCCAGGCGCTGGGCATGAGCATGGCGTTCACTTACTACAACCCGCTGAAATTCCGTCGTTTCGCTCAACAAGTCCTGGGCGAGCAGTACCCGCAACGCCGTGATCAGTTGCGCGAGGAATTCAAACAGGTGCTCGACCGCCTGCTGGCGACTGCATTCAACGACTGGCATCGTGGCCTTTACCCAACCGAAGAAGGCTTTGGTCGCACCGATGCGTTCGGCCGTATCGCCAACACCGTATTCGGCGACGACCTGGACGACAGCAACTACCGCATCGCCGATGCCCCGGTGAGCTACCCACATCTCTGGGACATCTGGAAGTTCGACTGGGTGCAATGGAATGGCTCGGCCATGCAGCCGATGGCCCGCAACGTCGGCGAGGCCCTTGGTGTCGGAGCCAGCCTGCACCTGCTCGACGAACACGGCAAAGGCGTCGCCGAGGCGGATCGTTACGCTTCCAGCGTGCGCCTGCACGACCTGTATACCCTCGAGGAAACCCTGAAACGGCTGCAGCCACCGAAGTGGCCGCAAGCTATTTTTGGCGCGGTGGATCTGCCCCTGGCCAGTCGCGGCAAGGCCCTCTACACGGAAAACTGCGCCTACTGCCACGCGCCTGATCCCAAACCGCGGGACGAGCGCCTGGCGCCGTCACGCGATCCCGAGTGGAAAATGCGCGTGGTGCCGGTCAGCATCGTCGGTACCGATCCAACCACTGCCAACAATATCGCCGACCATCGTTTCGACATCAGCCGCCTGGGCTGGACCAAGGCCGAACTGTCGAAGCTGGATGTAAGGTTGTACGGCGCCAGCCTCGACGACGTCGACTTCAAGAGCATTTCCAGCGCCAAGGCCCTGGCCTACATCACTGCCTACGTGGAAAACCGCGCCTATCAGGACGCGGGCATCGGACCGCGCCAACGCCAGGAAATGGACGGCTATGGCCTGCCCATCGGTGTTCAGGAGAAGCGCGGCTACAAGGCGCGCCCGCTGGACGGCATCTGGGCCACCCCTCCCTTCCTGCATAACGGCTCGGTACCCAACCTGTTCGAGTTGCTCTCCCCCGTTTACGAGCGGCAGGCCCAGTTCTGGGTCGGCAACTTCGAATACGATCCGGTACGGGTGGGCTACCGCAGTGAAGAGTTCAAGGGCGGTTTCTTGCTCGACACCCGGGTCACCGGCAATGGCAACGGCGGCCATGAATTCCGCGACGGCTGCCGCCAGGAAGGCGTGATCGGCCGTGCCCTGTCGCCGGACGAGCGTCTGGCACTGATCGAGTACCTCAAGGTGCTCGGCAATACCGAACTGGAAGCCCAGCTCAGCGATATGCCCGTACGCCCCTGGACACCCGGACCGAGATGCGAAGGCTGA
- a CDS encoding catalase family protein encodes MLKRFWLWLGRLLGKLLLTVALLGLVGWGLGEAYYAWKFSGPVSTQEEIAPDEAALSRLIIEDAVRIVEQHRDNTRVLRDAHAKAHGCVRAEVQVLDTLDESLRQGVFSEPGHTWQAWMRLSNGNAYPQFDRARDARGMAIKLLEVPGEKLMKSPAHATEQDFVMFNHPAFFVRDVAEYRTNFAAQADGKKALAFFPSWDPRTWEARHLIIALKTLAPAPESPVATTYNSIAPFKLGELNIKYRVIPAPQNCPPYELPEQNTDLPNFLRNALYQQLSLDRAPACFELQVQKQDAQYYMPIEDPTVEWSEKISPFESVARITVQPQDFDSREQNLFCDNLSFNPWHALPEHRPIGGINRLRKSVYEAVSAYRHQRNAPAPAVPELQPALEEAEAELSQ; translated from the coding sequence ATGTTGAAACGCTTCTGGCTCTGGCTCGGTCGCCTGCTCGGCAAACTGCTGCTCACCGTCGCGCTGCTCGGCCTGGTTGGCTGGGGATTGGGCGAGGCCTATTACGCCTGGAAGTTCTCCGGCCCGGTTTCCACTCAAGAAGAAATCGCTCCGGATGAAGCCGCACTGAGCCGGCTGATCATCGAAGATGCGGTGCGCATCGTCGAGCAGCACCGTGACAATACTCGCGTGTTGCGCGACGCCCATGCCAAGGCACACGGCTGCGTCAGGGCCGAGGTACAGGTGCTGGATACGCTGGACGAGTCATTGCGCCAAGGTGTGTTCAGTGAACCGGGGCATACCTGGCAAGCCTGGATGCGCCTCTCCAACGGCAACGCCTATCCGCAATTCGATCGCGCCCGCGATGCCCGTGGCATGGCCATCAAGCTGCTCGAAGTGCCTGGTGAGAAACTCATGAAAAGTCCGGCACATGCCACAGAGCAGGATTTCGTGATGTTCAATCATCCGGCCTTCTTCGTGCGCGACGTGGCTGAATACCGTACCAACTTCGCCGCCCAGGCCGATGGCAAGAAGGCCCTTGCCTTCTTTCCCAGCTGGGACCCGCGCACCTGGGAAGCACGTCACCTGATCATCGCCCTGAAGACCCTGGCGCCTGCGCCGGAAAGCCCGGTGGCTACCACCTACAACTCCATCGCTCCGTTCAAGCTCGGTGAGCTGAACATCAAGTACCGTGTGATACCGGCTCCGCAGAACTGCCCACCCTATGAGTTGCCGGAACAGAACACCGATTTGCCCAACTTCCTGCGCAATGCGCTTTACCAGCAACTGTCTCTGGATCGCGCACCGGCGTGCTTCGAACTTCAGGTGCAAAAACAGGACGCGCAGTACTACATGCCCATCGAAGATCCGACAGTGGAATGGAGCGAAAAGATATCGCCCTTTGAAAGCGTCGCGCGTATTACCGTGCAGCCGCAGGACTTCGACAGCCGCGAACAAAATCTCTTCTGCGACAATTTGTCCTTCAATCCCTGGCATGCACTACCCGAGCACCGTCCTATCGGCGGCATAAACCGTTTGCGCAAATCGGTATATGAAGCGGTGAGCGCCTACCGCCATCAACGTAACGCCCCAGCCCCCGCTGTACCTGAGCTGCAGCCGGCCTTAGAGGAAGCGGAGGCGGAACTTTCACAGTAG
- a CDS encoding DUF1272 domain-containing protein: protein MLELRPNCENCDCDLPAASSDALICSFECTFCRSCAESVLALRCPNCGGELVKRPIRPADKLERFPASSKRVHKT from the coding sequence ATGCTTGAACTACGCCCCAACTGCGAGAACTGCGACTGCGATCTGCCGGCCGCCAGTTCCGACGCACTGATCTGTTCCTTCGAGTGCACCTTCTGCCGCTCCTGCGCCGAGTCGGTCCTGGCGCTACGCTGCCCTAACTGCGGCGGCGAACTGGTGAAGCGACCGATCCGCCCTGCGGACAAACTCGAACGGTTCCCGGCTTCCAGCAAGCGCGTACACAAAACCTGA
- the nfuA gene encoding Fe-S biogenesis protein NfuA encodes MSAITITQAAEDYLAELLSKQDTPGIGIRVFITQPGTPYAETCIAYCKPGEQKPEDTAVGLASFTAWIDGISEPFLEDAVVDYATDRMGGQLTIKAPNAKVPMVNEDSPLNERINYYLQTEINPGLASHGGQVSLVDVVDEGIAVLQFGGGCQGCGQADYTLKEGIEKTLLERIPELKGVRDVTDHSNRENAYY; translated from the coding sequence ATGAGTGCCATCACCATTACCCAAGCTGCCGAAGACTACCTGGCCGAGCTGCTGAGCAAGCAGGACACCCCGGGTATCGGCATCCGCGTTTTCATCACCCAACCAGGTACGCCTTATGCAGAAACCTGCATCGCGTACTGCAAGCCGGGTGAACAGAAGCCTGAAGACACCGCCGTTGGCCTGGCCAGTTTCACTGCCTGGATCGATGGTATCAGCGAGCCTTTCCTGGAAGATGCTGTCGTCGACTATGCGACCGACCGCATGGGTGGTCAGCTGACCATCAAGGCGCCGAACGCCAAGGTGCCGATGGTCAATGAGGACAGCCCCCTCAACGAACGCATCAACTACTACCTGCAGACCGAGATCAACCCCGGCCTTGCCAGCCATGGCGGTCAGGTGAGCCTGGTCGACGTGGTCGACGAAGGGATCGCCGTGCTGCAGTTCGGTGGTGGTTGCCAGGGTTGTGGTCAGGCCGACTACACCCTGAAGGAAGGTATCGAGAAAACCCTCCTCGAGCGTATCCCCGAACTCAAGGGTGTGCGTGACGTGACCGACCACAGCAATCGTGAAAACGCCTACTACTGA
- a CDS encoding acyltransferase family protein translates to MLVSVQALRALAAWVVVFHHVMQIFFNFQADSFVGRLFAERGAVGVDIFFVISGLVIYLSTQGKTVTPWRFMLNRVLRIVPAYWLYSLIAALIIAFANPVMPVQEFDLHHLLLSLFFIPAENPAGFGLYPTLNVGWTLNYEMFFYLLFAMAFMVTERLRLLFIVLALTAFSLLATQPWMSDFYRNSIVYEFIFGMLLGVLYKRGWIRHGLWLPLLVITASLLTIYHFDNSMRLLHWGLPSALIVAACIAMEPWFKGNRLLSHLGDSSYSVYLLHVIVLSLGWYLQARLDLSPAVVIAACVPVIALAAWGSYELIEKRFVAHAKVWVGQRADRGGLQSLS, encoded by the coding sequence ATGCTGGTTTCAGTGCAGGCTTTACGGGCATTGGCGGCCTGGGTTGTAGTCTTTCATCACGTCATGCAGATTTTCTTCAATTTTCAGGCGGACAGCTTCGTCGGTCGGCTGTTCGCCGAAAGAGGTGCGGTTGGCGTCGACATCTTCTTCGTCATCAGCGGGTTGGTGATCTATCTGTCCACCCAGGGCAAGACGGTCACGCCCTGGCGCTTCATGCTCAATCGTGTGCTGCGCATTGTCCCTGCTTACTGGCTCTACTCGTTGATCGCGGCCTTGATCATCGCCTTTGCCAATCCGGTGATGCCCGTGCAGGAGTTCGATCTGCATCATCTCCTGCTCTCGCTGTTCTTCATCCCTGCGGAGAATCCCGCGGGCTTCGGTCTTTACCCGACGCTCAACGTCGGTTGGACGCTGAATTACGAGATGTTCTTCTATCTGCTGTTCGCAATGGCTTTCATGGTCACCGAGCGTCTGCGTCTGCTGTTCATCGTCCTCGCCCTGACGGCGTTCAGCCTGCTGGCAACCCAGCCGTGGATGAGCGATTTCTACCGCAACAGCATCGTCTACGAATTCATCTTCGGCATGCTTCTGGGCGTTCTCTACAAACGGGGCTGGATTCGCCACGGCCTGTGGCTGCCACTATTGGTCATCACGGCTTCGCTGCTGACCATTTATCACTTCGATAACTCCATGCGCCTGCTGCATTGGGGATTGCCAAGCGCATTGATAGTCGCTGCCTGTATCGCCATGGAGCCCTGGTTCAAGGGCAATCGGCTGCTGAGCCATCTAGGCGACTCTTCCTACTCGGTCTACCTGCTGCACGTGATCGTTCTCTCCCTTGGCTGGTATCTACAGGCCCGTCTCGATCTCTCGCCTGCGGTCGTCATCGCTGCCTGCGTGCCGGTAATCGCCCTGGCTGCCTGGGGCAGTTATGAGCTGATCGAAAAGCGTTTCGTCGCTCACGCCAAAGTCTGGGTCGGGCAGCGAGCAGACCGTGGAGGGCTGCAGTCGCTATCCTGA
- a CDS encoding fatty acid cis/trans isomerase, translating into MFKPAALLFLSFAAGLARAEAISYIDDVQPILTHKCVACHTCYDAPCQLNLGGGEGILRGASKQLVYDGTRTKAQATTRLYLDAQGEAAWRKRDFHSVLDGESGQAALIKRMLELGRSQPLEPNAKLPDNLDIAITRSNSCPTPVEFAAYAQKNPHGGMPFAVTGLSDDEYATLEQWLAQGSPVAEQALKPSAVELRQVEQWERFLNAPGARQDLVSRWLYEHLFLAHLHFEGGEPGHFFQMVRSRTPSGKPIDPIATRRPNDDPGSEFYYRLWPIQGVIVHKTHITYPLGEDKLARVKELFFGEEWVLDAVPGYGAQRRANPFETFAAIPAQARYQFMLDNAEYFVRTFIRGPVCRGQIATDVIRDNFWALFQAPEHDLYITNAEYQREATPLLAMPGQFDDIGDLLGLWRNYRDKRNDYENLRRDAYADAPPADWAHIWSGNDNALLSIFRQHDSASVRKGLLGEVPQTIWWLDYPLLERTYYQLVVNFDVFGNVSHQAQTRLYFDLIRNGAEVNFLRLLPARSRETYLDDWYQNSGKLKMLLDYTSVDHRSPSALGLTGKDPKKQFAEQLLQRYATLNARPDPINRCLGAHCYRDALPKELQHAEQSLSRLASRPAGGLRVIDQLPEATMLRVELSDGSREIYSLLRNRAHSNVAFMLGEELRYQPRLDTLTIYPEVLSSYPNFMFNVKAGEVDTFVKQMEGVSDAKSFESIVERWGVRRSHPEFWRYFHDLAERIRETQPLEAGVLDMNRYQNL; encoded by the coding sequence ATGTTCAAGCCCGCTGCATTGTTGTTCCTATCCTTCGCAGCTGGCCTGGCCCGCGCCGAAGCAATTTCCTACATAGATGACGTCCAGCCCATCCTTACCCACAAGTGCGTGGCGTGCCATACCTGCTATGACGCGCCGTGCCAGCTCAATCTCGGTGGTGGCGAGGGCATCCTGCGTGGCGCCAGCAAGCAACTGGTTTACGACGGTACACGTACCAAGGCACAAGCCACCACGCGCCTGTACCTGGATGCGCAAGGCGAGGCGGCCTGGCGTAAACGCGACTTTCACTCGGTGCTCGATGGCGAGAGCGGCCAGGCTGCCCTGATCAAGCGCATGCTCGAGCTTGGGCGCAGCCAGCCGCTGGAACCCAATGCCAAGCTGCCCGACAACCTGGATATCGCCATCACTCGCAGCAATAGCTGCCCAACACCGGTCGAGTTCGCCGCCTATGCGCAGAAGAATCCTCACGGCGGTATGCCGTTCGCCGTGACCGGCTTGAGCGATGACGAATACGCCACTCTGGAGCAGTGGCTGGCGCAGGGTTCGCCGGTCGCCGAGCAGGCGCTCAAGCCCAGCGCGGTCGAATTGCGCCAAGTCGAGCAGTGGGAACGTTTCCTCAACGCTCCCGGTGCGCGACAGGACCTGGTATCACGCTGGCTTTATGAGCACCTGTTCCTGGCGCATCTGCACTTCGAGGGGGGGGAGCCTGGGCACTTTTTCCAGATGGTGCGCTCGCGCACCCCGAGCGGCAAACCCATTGACCCCATCGCCACGCGCCGACCGAATGATGATCCGGGGTCCGAGTTCTACTACCGCCTGTGGCCGATCCAGGGCGTGATCGTGCACAAGACGCACATCACCTATCCGCTGGGCGAGGACAAGCTGGCACGGGTCAAGGAGCTGTTCTTCGGTGAAGAATGGGTGCTCGATGCGGTGCCGGGTTATGGCGCGCAACGCCGTGCCAACCCGTTCGAAACCTTCGCCGCGATTCCGGCGCAGGCTCGTTATCAATTCATGCTCGATAACGCCGAATACTTCGTGCGTACCTTTATCCGTGGCCCGGTGTGCCGCGGGCAGATCGCCACTGACGTGATTCGCGACAACTTCTGGGCGTTGTTCCAGGCACCGGAACACGACCTCTACATCACCAATGCCGAGTATCAACGCGAGGCCACGCCACTGCTGGCGATGCCCGGCCAGTTCGACGACATTGGCGATCTGCTGGGCCTATGGCGCAACTATCGCGACAAGCGCAACGACTACGAGAACCTGCGCAGGGATGCCTACGCCGATGCACCACCTGCTGATTGGGCTCATATCTGGAGTGGCAACGACAATGCGTTGCTGTCGATCTTCCGCCAGCACGACAGCGCATCGGTGCGCAAAGGCCTGCTCGGTGAGGTTCCACAAACCATCTGGTGGCTGGATTACCCGCTGCTGGAGCGCACCTACTACCAATTGGTGGTCAACTTCGACGTGTTCGGCAATGTCTCGCATCAGGCGCAAACACGCCTGTATTTCGACCTGATCCGTAACGGCGCCGAGGTGAACTTCCTGCGCCTGTTGCCGGCCCGTTCGCGCGAGACCTACCTGGACGACTGGTATCAGAACAGCGGCAAGCTGAAGATGTTGCTGGATTACACTTCGGTCGATCACCGCTCGCCGAGCGCCCTTGGCCTGACGGGCAAGGATCCTAAGAAGCAGTTCGCCGAACAGTTGCTGCAGCGCTATGCCACGCTCAATGCGCGGCCTGATCCGATCAACCGCTGCCTGGGGGCGCACTGTTATCGCGACGCTCTGCCCAAGGAACTGCAGCATGCCGAGCAGTCACTGTCGCGCCTGGCCAGTCGTCCGGCAGGGGGCTTGCGGGTGATCGACCAATTGCCGGAGGCGACCATGCTGCGGGTGGAGCTGAGCGATGGTTCGCGCGAGATCTACAGCCTGCTGCGCAACCGTGCGCACAGCAACGTGGCCTTCATGCTGGGTGAGGAGCTGCGTTATCAGCCTCGCCTCGACACCCTGACCATCTATCCGGAAGTTCTGAGCAGCTATCCGAACTTCATGTTCAACGTGAAGGCCGGTGAGGTGGACACCTTCGTCAAGCAGATGGAGGGCGTCAGTGACGCCAAGTCCTTCGAGTCCATCGTCGAGCGCTGGGGCGTGCGCCGCAGTCATCCCGAGTTCTGGCGCTATTTCCATGATCTGGCCGAGCGTATCCGTGAAACCCAGCCGCTGGAAGCGGGAGTGCTGGACATGAACCGCTACCAGAATCTGTAG